Part of the Catharus ustulatus isolate bCatUst1 chromosome 18, bCatUst1.pri.v2, whole genome shotgun sequence genome is shown below.
CCTCTTGAAGTGCCTGAGACAAAGCAGATGTGAAAAGTTTGCTTCTATAGAAGAGCACCTGCCTATTATGCCATGTGATATTATCATGCAACTCTGACAAATGAGGGGAATGAAGAGTATCCTGACTGGCAATCTCCAATATTTACTGTAGAGAAGCATCCCAAGAtaagtaaaaaaacccccataacCCAAATGTgccacaaacccaaaccacaaatATTCCTGCTATAACATAAATAGATTTTTACAAAGCTTTGTGTCAAAACTGTGATGTTGGgtttgcaattttcttttctttccctgtttgcAGTTGATGAAAGTTTGTTGGCAGAGCTCTTGTAATTACAGACCAAACACAAAAAGGAGAAGGTGACTCAGCTAcaagaaactgaaaatcaaaaaCGGgcatgataattttttttcaatcaaaagaaaagattttacTGTGAGGCACACCCAAAGGTTCAAAAAGGAATGATACTGATGAAGGTTTTGGATAAGCAATGTGTAAgaacaggaaggaaagagaaagaagaagaaaatctttGGCTACTTTGAAAATTCCATCCTGCATGAAAAGAACACCCAACAAGAATCTAGACAAAAGCCTGTTTAAAACTGTATGTTCTATCATACAAGAGCAGAGTTGTATTCCAGCACCTCTGAAGGCTGTACACCTGTTTGACTTCAACTGTCCTGTTTTTATGGGATAAAATATAAACACtgcacaggagctctgcagaggagtTGGCAGCTTGGGTGTGTTTGGTATCAGGTCTCCAGGGAGTTCTGCTACCAGACTGCTGCATGCATGAAAGCAAAGAGCCTGTGCTTTAAAAGGCTGCAGACAAAGCACCAGGAAAAGCCATGCACATTAAGTTCAAAGGCATATGGTTCAAGGTGGTTTGGACCCAAATGCTTCACCTGCCACAGGGCTCTGCCAAGGTTGTGACTCCTCCAAAACAGACAACTAGTGCATCCAGACAGGTGTCACCCCCACAACAGCCAGTCCTTCTCAAAGGACAGAGATAGCTCAGAACAAAGAACTACTTAACCTAATTAAAATCATACTTGTTCTTTATTGGGAGCTCTGCCACCAGCCAGTGTAAAGACAGCAGAAGTGAGCTGAACAACAGCAGTGGGGGCAGCAGCCTCctccccactctgctctggCAGTTCTGTTGGCTCAGGCATGGAAACAGAAGAGGACAGGAAGAATTGGACACTCTGTTGGTGGGATATAGATCTGATGCTGCAGGAAGATTTGAGATATGCAGACTGACTGCCCTGTGCATGTGTAGATCCAGCCATGCCATAGGTCAGGAGAAGGCGGGGAATGACTGTAGCATCCAGCCCTTTGGCTTAGGAAGAGACTGTGTATCTTGCCAAGCTGGAAGGATTGGGTGCAACTGGTATAAATCTATCTTTTCATGACAAAGGTGGGgcatttaattgcattttccaTTCAAACAAGTTACACTCTACATGCcacttattttaaatgttttatgagTAGACTAGGATCTTCCTTTATTCAAAGGAGTTCCTAATTTGCTTCCTTTGTAGAACAAAAAATCATAAGGACCCCATGTCAGGATACACTATAGTAACTTACCAAATCAATACGAGTTACATTTCGGATTCCAAAGGCAATTGTGTAAACATCAAATTTATCATCATCAAAGGGCAACTCTTCAGCATTCCCAAGTACCCAGGACAAGCCTGCAGTGAAAGACAAGCCACAGAACTGAACTCAGATTGCCTCAGAAAGGCTAGAACTTACCCATTCTAGAAGGAATtgattatttttgaaaacaaatgtttccaCTTTGCAGTTTTGCTGGAGGAAAGACATCTTGGCCTATACTCATGAATCTTTCAAGACATAGTAGTTGATTTTGCAGAGCAGTCAAAACACTGTTCTGCACATACACATATTGTGTACGTGCCACAAAGATTTTACCCAGAAGTTGCATCACAGTGGAAAGCACTGTTGGCTGCCATTTGTTTGTGGCAAAGTTGTAAAATGAGAATCTCTGCCCAAAGCGTAGCTATAGACAATTACTAACATCTTGCCATGCAACAATGGCCAAAACACTTAACACATATTGGTAGAAAGCTTCCACAGGTTGAGGAACATGAAAAGCCACCCTCTCTCCACTGGGACTATCAGTATGTGATGCAgttgcagctgtgctgcttcccagtcCCCAAATGATCAAGACCTTGTCTATCTGTGAGACATGGAGCTCCAGGTTATTGGCAAGCAGACAAAATGCACAGTCAGTGACTGTGCAATTCATGTTCCTTTTCCCCATGCACAGCTCCCATTCCTGGTGAATGCCCacagggaaacagggaaaaaacctctaCCCATTACAATTTATTGCTATCAAGAATGTTACTGCCATGGTACAATGTGTTATTTACCTTCAGAGTAGCCAAGATGCTGTGCTTTCTGTTTCCCAACTTCTAACATTTCCCTGTTGATGTCACAGACCACCACTTGGGAATTCCCTAGTGAGTTAAATTCGTCTTTCTGGTAACTCTCAAAAATTTCCTGCCATGACAAATTCTGATGGTGCTTGAGCTTCCTCTGGAGCTGGCGTTGTCGTACAGAGCGAACATAATTAATGAATCGAAAGGCAATGTCACCTGCAGTTGTTTAAAAGGAAAGATACACATTTTGGAATCTTTTCTGACTCCAGGAAGTTGAAACATAAGGCTTTGAACATCCAACTGACTTACTATTTCTTTTTAGtcacatatatttataaaaacacCCCCTCAGACACACTGTATAGCCACAGAAAgagtgtgtgtgtacatgtgtaAAGACAAAAAGGGAACTTACTAAAATCAAAGAGTCCATGACATTCTACAAATTCACAGTTTTCCATAATATATCATGGCAGGACTATAACATTTTCAGACCCTATAAGCAAGATATTACAAAATATGAAGATATTAGTTCTCAACCCTTCTCCGGGAAAGTAAAGTAAATGCTTCATCAGTTTTAAAGATGGAGCTAAGggtgagaaaaaaaccccagcagggAACGTAATTCTAAGCAGACTCAAACAGCTAATAAACAGTGTGGCATTGTCATATGGAACTcaacaaaattatttacctGTTCCCCCAGCAACATCCAGGAGGAGTGTTCCTGGGCAAGGGTTCATTTTATGCACGAGGATATCCTTCCACACCCGATGAATTCCTAGGGTCATTGAATCATTCATTACATCGTATTTCTTCGCCACGTTTTCAAAGACCTGATAAACTGCAAAGAAAGGGCATGGGAATGAGATGCAATTTACTTCTAAATGCTTAAGTCTAAGTAAAACGTGTCCTTTATCGCCCTGTGGAGGTCTGTCACTATGTGGAGCTGAAAAATACCACACGGaaagtcatttaaaaaaaaaaaattgaatccTACTGAGCCTGTTGTCTGACAAAGGTGCCTGGAGAAACACAGCCTTCCCAAGCTGAGGGAAGTAACAGTTGTACCGAGATTCCCAGTACCGCCTCAAACAAGGACCCAGGCCCAAACGTCTCCAGCACTCTGGAGACCACCACCGGTGCCAGGGAGCCCAGCTCGGCTCCGGGCCCAGCCCGCCctctcccgccgccgccgccgccgccctcacttttctccctcctctcctcctccgTCACGGTCTGGAAGCCGAAATGCATCTCCGGCCCCGCGGCCAAGCCGCGGCGTGCCCGCAGAGCGCCGGCGGGCCGGGAGAGCAGCGCCCGGCAGCGGCACCGGCACAGCCGCACTGCCGCCATCTTCGGGcagcggcgggggcggcgctcCGCGGCGGCTCCTACCGGGGCAGACCCGGGAACCGCGCTCCGCGGCGGCTGCTCCTACCGGGGCAGACCCGGGAACCGCGCTCCTCGGCGGCTGCTCCTACCGGGGCATACCCGGGAACCGCGCTCCTCGGCGGCTGCTCCTACCGGGGCAGACTCGGGAACCGCGCTCCTCGGCGGCTGCTCCTACCGGGGCAGACCCGGGAACCGCGCTCCTCGGCGGCTCCTACCGGGGCAGACCCGGGAGCCGCGCGTTCTCCGCAGCTCAAGGGAGCGCCGCTTCTGCCGGACACGCTCATGGAACCCCCCCGGTGCCACCAACGGAACCTGTGCTGCGAGGACAAACGTGacggggaaaaaaaaccccaaaaatccaaacccagcaCAATCCTTACGGTGTACTTCAGTAATTTTGCAAATagttttcttcagcttttctttattttagctttattttgtttttctttagatttCTAGTTCTGCAGTTTCCTTCACTTTAAGTGAAGCCTCGTGGGGAACAGGAAGGATGTTTATGGGTTCTGATGAATTGCAAGGAGCACTGAAAGGTGCCTTGATTCCAGTCAGGAGCATTAGGACACATTagaaaactggttttttttttccttccccaaaacctgccctgCTTATCACATTATTTGAATCATCCAGGAGTTCTGCCAGCTTCGTAGATACAAATAAGTTACTTAACCCATTCTCGGGAGAGATGACATCATGCTGTTAAAACCAGCCCAGGGACTGCATTCCCAGGGCATGAGCTGGGCTCCCTCACGCAGGACTTTCCTGCCATATTGGGACTTTAAGCACCATCATCAGACCACACCATGATTTTATCCTATTTTTCtcatataatatttttaaactctgtgTTCTTTGCTGTAGAATGCCCTCCAAAGCAtcatgtttggttttgttgggtaTTTTTCTCAGGCTCAGCTATAGTGGCAGATGATCTTTGCCTACCAGAGCAGTGATTGGGAGGGTCCTTCTCATGCTGTAGTGGACACTGCATGGACACCAGTGACCAGCTGCATTCACAGAGTCACGCAGTGGgtcaggctgggagggaccGCTGTGGCTCATATGGTCCAACCTTGCTGCTagagcagggtcatcccagagcacatggcacaggactCTGTCCAAAaggttctggaatatctccacTGAGGGAtactccacaacctctctgggcaacttgttccagtgcaCAGTCACCTGCCCAGTGAAGAAGTTGTCtttcatgttcaggtggaacttgcTGTGCATCACTTTCTGCCTTgtctgcctcttgtcctatttctcagcagcactgagaagaCCCTTGTCCATCCTCTGACACCCATCCTTCAGATATTTATACACATTAATGAGGTCCCCTATCAGCCATCTTTCCTCGtggctgaacaggcccagcttTCTCAGCCTTCCCTCACAGGAGAGATACTCCGGTCCCTTAATCAaccctgctgccctcagctggacccactgcaggagctccacgtctctcttgtcctgaggagcccagaactggacacagcactccagatgcACCTCAtgagggctgagcagaggggcacgATCATCTCTCTGACTGGCTGGCAGTGCTCTTCCTAATGCTCCCCAGGATTCCATTTGCTTTCTTGGCCCCCaaggcacactgctggctcggGAATAGCTTGTTGTCCACAGGGACCCCGAGTTCCATTTCTGCAGAGCCGCTTTCCAGCCGGTCAGCCCCCAACCTGTACCGCTGCTCGCGGttattccttctccttcttccctcccgCGTTCAAGTAGCTCAGCCgtgaagaaaaaacacaaagcgACGAGGAAGGACTGCGCATGGCCTGAAAGCCACCAGGCCAGCCTGGCCTGCGCGGTGTCGGCgggccccggggccgccccaAGGCCGTGCCCCGCCGCGCAGCACCGCGGCCGTGGGTCGCTATGGGAACGGCCGCAAGGCATGCCGGGCTGAAAGAAATTGCTGCGGCAAAACCCTGCAAGAGCGCTGAACTTCGACCAATAGGATCTCGGGGTGATGGTGGCGTTGACCAATGGCTGGCTGCCGGGGCTGagggggtggggctgggggcgctCGGAGGCGCCGGCGGCGCGCGCGGGTCGGTTAAACAGCCGCGGCGGCGGAGCTGAGTGCGTGCGTCAGCCCGCGCCGTCCCGCACCCTCACCGCTTCTGCGTCCACACCGCGCCGATATCGTCGCGCCCGCTCGACGGTGAGGGCAAAGCCTTGCCAGCTTTGAGCAtttggcagggacagctggcgAGAGGGGCCGGGTCCGGCTTGGGAGGTGTGGGACTGGGCAGCCCTGGTGCCTGGGCTCTTCCCCGGCCGCCGCTTCCCATATTCCCGCATTCCCGGCAGCTGCCGGCAGCACCCTGTAGGCAGCCGGGGCTCCGAGCCCCTGGCCACGCATGCCGGGCTTTCTTCGCCTCCCTcgggggagggaaggaagagccGTCGGGCCGGGCGATGGAGCGGCCGCGCTGTGTGGCGGAGCTGTCgggctggagcggggctgggcagggccggGAGGGCGGCGGTGCTCGTGTGGCTCCGGGCGGAGAGCGGCTGCTGGACGGGAGCCGGCGCTGGAGCCGCGGCTGCTCGGGCTGtgcccggggccgggcccggccggggcgggggcaCCGCGCGGCGCCCGAGAGCGCACTGGGAATGGCCCTACCTGTGGGGCTGCTTGGCAGCAGGTGCTCCCGGCAGGTGCTCCTGCAACTttgaatttccttctttttttctccaagcaGACAATCATGAGTGATCGCAAGGCAGTGATCAAAAATGCGGACATGTCAGAAGAGATGCAGCAAGATGCTGTGGAGTGTGCAACTCAAGCCTTGGAGAAATACAACATTGAGAAGGACATCGCTGCTCACATAAAGAAGGTAGATGTTGGCTTGTAATGTGCTCATGATATCTCTATGTACATGAAAAATCAATTGGGGAGAATGCTGCTAGGCAAGTAGTGCTAGAAAAACGAGTTCTAGTGACGCTAGATAATCAAGTTGGACTTTCTCTTTAGGCTGATGTCCATGTGTTCCTTTCCCCACTCTTGACGTGGACCTTTCTAGGTGCTGCTTTTTTCTTACAGTACTTTGTACAATACTTACTGCCTTTTTTGCCTCTGTCCCGTTGTCCACGTGAGGATAAAGTGGCACCTGACTGTCCCTGCAACTGATGAGCTGGTACAGAACACAGGGACTCTATTGAGCTCTCTTGTGGTTTTCCTCTCAGAGGAAGCTTGTTCTTCTTGGTTTCAATTGTATTTAACTTAATCTTAAGGATCTCTTTGCAGTTCTTGCCAACTGGATCAAAAATAACAGGGGAAAAGTAGTTTTCTGCAATTCTCTGTAATCACACTTCTCCTTATGTAGTGATAtaagcacaaaagaaaaaaatccccgTGGCAttgattttctgttgtttgcAACATCTGTGTCGTCTTTTATGTAGGATTAACAATACATGAGAAAGATCTAGTTCAGATTATATTTCCTGCTTTGTCAgctgaggagaaggagaaatcaAAGTGCGTCAGTAGACGTTAAAGTGATCTGAGTGGAAGAGCTGTTGAAATGCTAAGGCTGATTGGGCTGAAACTGTCTGGAGTTAGCTGCTTGCATTAGGAGCTAAATTTGATAAACGTTTAGGCAACAAGCTGTGAATTTTCACATAGATATGTTAACTTTTACCCAACACTGTGAATAGAGCTAGTTCAAGCTGGAAAATAAGGAAGTTAGAACTGTTAGCAGAAACCACAacataagaaataaaagagactgtccagagaaaaagaaaagacccAATAAAGAACAAGAAGTCCCCAGACCTTAATGTTATTATTGGTCTGAACTGTGAAGGGTGGGGAACTGAACTGAGATTGGGACGGTGTAGTTGCCTGGCAATGGCAATTTCTTTGTACGGGTCCTTCTGAAGGcacccagctggagctgttgtGCTGCTGTACCACTCAAAGCCtgaggctctgctccaggacacCCGGGGTGGAGGTAACTTTAAAATGTAGGATACCTGAGGTGGAGAAGCTTCTCTAACATGAGAAGTAATTCGTGCAGGAAGAACAATTGCTTCTGTTTGCTAT
Proteins encoded:
- the COQ5 gene encoding 2-methoxy-6-polyprenyl-1,4-benzoquinol methylase, mitochondrial isoform X1 is translated as MAAVRLCRCRCRALLSRPAGALRARRGLAAGPEMHFGFQTVTEEERREKIYQVFENVAKKYDVMNDSMTLGIHRVWKDILVHKMNPCPGTLLLDVAGGTGDIAFRFINYVRSVRQRQLQRKLKHHQNLSWQEIFESYQKDEFNSLGNSQVVVCDINREMLEVGKQKAQHLGYSEGLSWVLGNAEELPFDDDKFDVYTIAFGIRNVTRIDLALQEAYRVLKPGGRFLCLEFSHVSNPLLSRLYDLYSFQVIPVLGEVIAGDWRSYQYLVESIRQFPPQEELKAMIEDAGFFKVDYENLNFGIVAIHSGFKL
- the COQ5 gene encoding 2-methoxy-6-polyprenyl-1,4-benzoquinol methylase, mitochondrial isoform X2 yields the protein MQCPLQHEKDPPNHCSVYQVFENVAKKYDVMNDSMTLGIHRVWKDILVHKMNPCPGTLLLDVAGGTGDIAFRFINYVRSVRQRQLQRKLKHHQNLSWQEIFESYQKDEFNSLGNSQVVVCDINREMLEVGKQKAQHLGYSEGLSWVLGNAEELPFDDDKFDVYTIAFGIRNVTRIDLALQEAYRVLKPGGRFLCLEFSHVSNPLLSRLYDLYSFQVIPVLGEVIAGDWRSYQYLVESIRQFPPQEELKAMIEDAGFFKVDYENLNFGIVAIHSGFKL